The window ATAAcctaatcaatttttttttgtctgatATTTCGGTTCGAGACTCTTCAGAcgcttttaatttaatttttcgaTTTAAGATTCGTCAGACATCTTTTAAGTGGATCATCTCCCAATTAAAGTTCTATACATATGTTGGCCTCAAACTCAAAATCTAAGTTAAGCGATACGAGGACCTTTATAAATACTTAATTCGTTTATAATGCATACTCTAGTTGAAAGAGTTTTTAGattaatgagataaaaaaagTACATTAACATGCGTGAACCTCAAATAGGATTTACCTGAAAAAGTTATGTTTGTACTATGATAACACATTCTATTCTTAATTTTGTCATAAAATAAAGTTATTTCATTTCATGAGCTTTTGTGGAtatacaaaaatacccttaaatGCACACATACCTGATTTAAATAATGGGCCAGGTAGCTTAGCCCATTTCCATATTATAGTTGTACCCATTTatgcaaaataaaataacatgATAGCCCAATATAATGCAGGTTCCTGCTGTAGTAACAGTTGTATTGAACATCCGGATGCATTGTGATGCATGTGCTCAAGTTTTACAGAAGAGAATTCGAAAAATCCAAGGTAACATTgacatatatataataatatatgtttctttcataTAGGAAATGAAATGATgattaaatgaaaataaaacaatatattGCAGGTGTAGAATCAGTTGTGACAGATGTAGGAAATAGTAAAGTAATAGTAAAAGGAGTGGTGGATCCAATGAAGTTGGTTGATGATGTATATAAGAAGACAAGAAAGCAAGCATCCATTgttaaagatgaagaagaaaagaaggaagaagagaagaaagaggaggagaagaaggaagaaggagaaaagaaacaagaagagaaagagaaagaaaaagagaaagaagaagaagagaagctAAATAGTGAGATTAAAAGAAGTGATTATATGCCAAGTAAGTCATACTTGGAGTATGCTTATGCCCCTGAATTGTTCAGCGATGAGAACCCTAATGCTTGCTCTATTATGTgaccattttcttattttcttatgcAATTTTCTATATGTATGCTAATAATACAATTGCTAAAGCCATAATGCTCAATGAATGCTTCAAat is drawn from Euphorbia lathyris chromosome 9, ddEupLath1.1, whole genome shotgun sequence and contains these coding sequences:
- the LOC136205136 gene encoding heavy metal-associated isoprenylated plant protein 7-like; this translates as MGEEVQKEEEKKEEKKEEEKKEEEPPEIVLKVDMHCEACARKVARALKGFQGVEEVSTDSKASKVVVKGKEADPLKVCERLQKKSGRKVQLISPLPKPPEENKEEKKEPEPPKEEIKQEVPAVVTVVLNIRMHCDACAQVLQKRIRKIQGVESVVTDVGNSKVIVKGVVDPMKLVDDVYKKTRKQASIVKDEEEKKEEEKKEEEKKEEGEKKQEEKEKEKEKEEEEKLNSEIKRSDYMPSKSYLEYAYAPELFSDENPNACSIM